The genomic segment TACAAATATTATTTTAATTTTTAATCTTTTATTAGGGTCAAAAAATGTACCCCCGTGGTTGACGAATATGGGGAACATTGATAAGCAAAGGCTGATCTTCCCCGACGCTGATGTTGAGGATGCTTTTTTAACCGCACCTATCGCGTATCCTCCCTTATTTGTTGTTGGGCTTAGTGGTTTTGAAGAATCTCTTTCAATAAGCATTGGTTTCTGTGAGCAGGCCGTGGGCTTGGATACAGTTGAAATAATAATGGATAGTGTGGAAGAAAATCTTGCTCTGCTCAAGGGGTAAAAGATCAACAGTGAAAATAAGGTAGCAAAATCTAATGAGCGAACAACACTCCAAAGTCAAGCTGCGAGATGAGAAGTTTGTTTCAAGGGCATCTACCCGTATATGGGAGGAACTGCCTTCAGATAAAAATCCATATCTGGCGGAATCCTGCCGATGTCATGGTTACGACATCATCGAATTGGCCCGTAAAAAAAGTTTTGTTGATGTCTTATTCCTTCTTTTTCGAGGTGAATTGCCCACCAGGGAACAGTCTGAATTACTGGAAATAATGATGATTACCATGATCAATCCGGGACCCAGGCATCCTGCCACCTGGGCGGCGATGAATACAGGTGTGGGTAAGACTTTTCCTGAGCATATTCTGCCAATTGCCCTGAGCGCTATGGGCGGCGCCCATCTGGGCGGCGTTGAAGTGAGCGAAGCCATGCGTTTTTTTAACAAACATATTGGAAAGGATGCCGGACAACTAGTTGATGAATTGATCGAGATGGCAAAGGAGTATGACGGTGATACTCATATCGCACCTGGATTCGGGAGCAGATTCAGCGGCATTGATCCGATGCCTCAGAAATACGCCACAATGCTCAGTAGTTTACCTGGGAGCGGTGAAGCCTTGAAATGGGGCATTTCTTTTGCCGAAGCATTGAAGAGCCATAATATGGGTTGGCTGGCAACTGGAGTTGCGGCCGCAGTTTTCTGTGATCTGGGCTTTACTTTTTCTGCAGGGACAGGGATTTTTCAGTTGATCTCTGCGCCTGGTATGTTAGCCCATGGCCTGGAACTTTCCGGGCCGTTTAAACCCATTACTGCAATGCCATTTTTGGATGGGGAGCATTATGTTATTGATGAACAAGCAAAAACCAAAAAAAGATGATGTGTCCTTTTGGGATCAGCACCGCGGGGTAATCAACGCTCGCAAAGGTGGCTGGGTTCCGGGTGAGGCGATCTATAACCAGGGGTATTCCATGATGGAAGATCTCGTTGGTAAGGTGTCTTTTTTTCAGGTTCTGGTTCTCAACATTACCGGTAGAATGATAGATCGGAAATTTGCTGAATGGATTGATAATATTTATATCTGTATGAGTTGGCCTGATTCAAGAATATGGTGTAACCAGGTGAGTACTCTTGCCGGGACCATGCGGACAACCCCGGTTGCAGCAGTTTGCGCGGGAATATTGGCTGCTGATTCTCCAATGTATGGTTCTGCCCCTGTTTTAGCTGGCAGCCAATTTATTCGCGAAGCTCTTATAAAAAAGCAGAAAGGTATGACTGCCGAAGAAATTGTTAAAGAACAGCAGCGCAGACCTTCATCGCCACCCGTTATTACAGGATACGCCAGACCGGTTGCTAAAGGCGATGAGCGGGTGATAGCAATGAAAATGGTAACAGAAAAGCTAGGCTTTGAGATTGGTGATCATCTCAAGCTTGGTTTTGAAATTGAAAGAGTTTTGGAGAGTCAATTTGACGAGACAATGAATATCTGTGGTTACGTGTCGGCTTTTTTTGCAGATCAGGGATTTTCCCCCCATGAATGCTATCAAGTATTCACTGCTGTTGTTTATGGCGGCACACATGCCTGTTATGCCGAAGCTCTTGAACAACCTCCGGGATCATTTTTCCCGCTTCGTTGTGAAGATATTGATTATCAGGGGAAACCTCCACGGCCGGTACCTGAACACGATGAAGACTAGTATTTCCTTATAGCCTCGTCATAAAATTCCTTCACATACAATTAAAAGAATGGAGATGTAATAATGAATAAAATCGTCCTCGTTACCGGTGGAAATTCTGGTATTGGCTTTGCTACCGCCAGACATTTTCGTGACAAAGGGTATACGGTGTATATTTCCGGCAGGGATTCCGGAAGAGTAAGAGATGCGGCAGAGAAATTGAAAGTTAAATCTATTATAGCCGACATGTCAAAACTGGAAGACATTGAAAAAATGGCAGCCGTTTTTATGGAAACAGGACTGGATGTTTTGGTAAACAATGCAGCCATACCAGGATTGTTGCCATTGCATATGGCAACGGAAAATGCTTATTCAGAGGTTTTTAATACAAA from the Pseudomonadota bacterium genome contains:
- a CDS encoding citrate synthase, with amino-acid sequence MSEQHSKVKLRDEKFVSRASTRIWEELPSDKNPYLAESCRCHGYDIIELARKKSFVDVLFLLFRGELPTREQSELLEIMMITMINPGPRHPATWAAMNTGVGKTFPEHILPIALSAMGGAHLGGVEVSEAMRFFNKHIGKDAGQLVDELIEMAKEYDGDTHIAPGFGSRFSGIDPMPQKYATMLSSLPGSGEALKWGISFAEALKSHNMGWLATGVAAAVFCDLGFTFSAGTGIFQLISAPGMLAHGLELSGPFKPITAMPFLDGEHYVIDEQAKTKKR